GCCCGAGGGTTTGGACAGTCTGCAATTGGCGGCGGCCGAGATGACCGTCACCCTGCGCAACCGCATCAATTTTCCGCTCACCCTTGCTTTTCAAATTCAGGGGGATCACGCTCGACAACTCAGCCTGCAAGGGCAGGCCTCACCGGCGGGCGGCAGCGCACCAACCACCGCGCAGATTCTGCTGACGGAAAAGAACAGCACGCTGGCAGCATTTCTCAGCAGCCTGCCGCACGCCATCACGGTTCGCGGGCGGGTGCTGGTGGGCGATGCCACCTATCTCGGGAGCGCGCAGGAAAATGACTTTGTCACCGGCACGCTGCGTCTGGATGCTCCGCTGATGTTTCAATTGCCGTCGCAGAAGATTGAGGCACCGCTCACGGAAGTGAAGATTGAAGCCGCACTGCGGCGGGAACTCGAGGAGAGAGTGAAGGAGGGACGGTTGCGCGTGCGGGTGACCAACCACCTTCCCGTGGCCGCCGTGTTGAGCCTGCATCTCGCCGCCCGCCGCACCGGGGTCTACTCCCAGCCGTTATTGGTGAAATCGCTCAGCCTGCCGGCGCCCTCACTGGATGCCAAGGGGCGTGTCGTGCGGCCGGTCATGAAAGAGACGGAAATCCCGCTGTCAGCGGCCGATTTGCAGGTTTTGCAAAACGTGCCATTGCATGCCGGTGTCGTGCTCGATCTCGCCAGCAGCGCAGGCAGGACCGTGCGCGTGAAGGTGCAGGATTATCTCGCCGTCCAGGCGGTGGTCGAGATCGCCACCCGGATGGGAGACCGCGTGCCGTGACAGCGGCGGTGGAACAACATGCCAGTGGAGGACTGCCCAGCACAGGATTGCACCATGAGTCTGCAACGGTTGGTCTTTTGCCTTTTCGTACTTCTTCTTGTCGGCGACAACTCCCGTACGCTCGCACAAAGCGGCCTGGCCAATGCCCGCAGTTTCGGCATGGCCGGCGCCTATCTTGCGCTCGCGCGCGGCGCAGAAGTCAGTTCGTGGAATCCCGCCAATTTGGGATTGCGGGATAATCCCGCACGTTCCCTGCACTTTCTTGCGCTGGGTTTGCATATCTCCAACAACGCCTTTGCAAAAAATGACTATCATCTTTACAACGGCGCGTGGTTGAGTGAGAAGGACAAGGAAACGATTTTGCAGCTCATCCCCTCAGATGGGCTACGTTTTCAGGTGGGCAGTGAGGCGACGCTGGCTGCCTATTCACACCAGCACCTCGCCGTAACGGTCGCGCTGCAGGGATTCTCCTCCGGCCGCCTGCAACGTGATTTTATCGCATTGGCTTTGCAGGGCAACGTGCTCAACCGCCGTTACGAGCTCGCGGGCAACCACGGGAGTGCTTTCGCCGCCGTGGTTGCCGGTTTTTCTTTTGGCCGGCCCGTTTCGCTACCTTTGCTCACGCGCCATGTGCGGGAGTTTGCCGCCGGCATCACCATCTCCTATCTGCATGGCCTGGCGGCCGCCGAAGTACGCGAAGCGGGCGGCGCTTTTCTCACCACCTGGGAGGGCCTGAGCGGAGACGGGCGCGCCCGAATGCGAATTGCAACCGGCGGGCATGGGCTGGCATTCGATTGCGGCACAACGGCAGTGATCAATCGACACTGGTCAATCGGTCTCGCCATGCGCCACTTGCTCAGCGCCATTTACTGGAATCACAATGTCAGGGAATATGAATGGGGCGTGCATGCCGACTCGCTGACCGCCCGGAGCTGGAATGACAACCCGGAAGCAGCTCTGCAAAGCTGGTCATGGGAGCGCCGCGGCCCGGCGTTCTTCTCGTCCTTGCCGCCGATGCTGCATGCCGGTATCGCCTGGCGTCGCGGTTGCCTGCAGATGACAGCCGATGTCGTACAGCCTCTGCGCCGGACGGCTGCCCTCTCCCGCCGGCCCGACCTTCGCCTTGGCTGCGAGGCACGTTACTGGTCATTTTTGCCCTTGCGTTTGGGCGTGAACACCGGCGGAGGCAGCGGCTGGGGAACGGCCTTTGGTTTGGGATATAATCACAAAACCTTCGCTGTTGACATGGGCGCCCAGACGCGTGGCGGCTTGCTGCCGTCTGCCGGCAAGGGCGCAGGCTTGGCACTGGGCATGCGCCTGCAGAGATGAACCCGACCTCACAGCAAGCAGACCTCGAATGTGGAAGACATTATTGGGGATCACGCCAGCACTCTTCTTGACATGACTGCCGTCTCGAGGTTTGTACCCAATCCGATCATCATCCAGTAAAAGAATCGAGTTTTCTTTGCCTCCGAAAACGGCCATTGCGCCAATGGCTTTTAGTCTTGCGGAATTTCTGCTTCCGTGGAATGATCCGCTCCCGCCGCCAGCAGGCGCTGCCGGCGGACTTCGGCCATTACGATGCTGGCGGCGTGGCTGAGCGCGAGGGAGGTGGCGCCTCCCACGGTGGGGATGCGGAGAAAACCATCGCAAAAATCGCGCAGACTGCGCGACAAGCCGCGTCGTTCCCCGCCAATCGCCAGCAGGATTGGGCCAGTCAGATCCACTTCATACATTGCCCGTTTGGCGGTGGCAAGACTTCCCCAGAACTTCACTCCCAGCCGCCGCAAGGGCGTCAATTCTTTTTCGACATTTTCGATTTGCACGAGAGGCAGGCGTTCGAATGCACCGGAGCTGGCGCGCGCGACCGCCACACCGTCGAAATTCCACACGTGCTTTTTGAGAAATACCGCGTGCGCTCCCAGGGCTTCCGCTGTGCGGAGCGTGTACCCCAGATTCTGGGCATCTTCCGTTCCTTCAATCAAGACAACAAAAGCTGGCTCAGTGAAGTGCCGGCAGTGCTCGAGCAGCTCGGACACTGACGTCGGTGGTTTGGGTGTGCAAATGAGCGCCAGCCCGCCATGGGATCTGCCCCTGGTCAGCGATTCCAGTTCGCCGGCAGTCACATACTTGATCGGAACGGACTGAGACTCCGCCGCGGCGATCACCTCCTGGAGACGCGACCCCGGCGTACCCTGCTTGACGAGCAACAGCTTGAACCGGCGTCGTCGCGCCAGCAGAGCCGCCAGCACACACGGTTTCCCTTCCAGAATTTCCATGGCTTGTTGCGAAATTCCATTTTTGCCGCAGCGTTTGAGAGTCGTCGCCGGCGGGTTCGATTTTCTGTACGGTCGCAATTTGGTGCAACTCCCGGAGAAAAGCAACAGGGTCCTGCTGCCCGCCCCGGCGGCGGCGCTTGCGCCGGCAGTGGCGATCGTTGTGTGCTTTTTCCAGATCTTTGCACTTTCCTGAAGAAAACTTTCACGAAACTGTATCTTTGTTAGTGGGGCTTTCTTCACTCACGCTCGCATCCTGCACACGGGGGCAAAGCGGTCGTGTGCAGTGGCGCTTTGCGACCGCCTTTGCCAAACATCTCCAACGGGCCGGCATGCCGACTCTTGCGTTGTTCGTGCCGTTTTTCTTCCGCATCGGTTTCACACAGAGGAGAAAAAGAGATGTGCCAAATCGGTATGATTGCGCAGGATAGCCAGCTCAACCGATCATTGCGCCACGCGCTGCAGGCGAGCGCCGGCTGTCAGGTTTCCAGCTTCGACAACGCTTTAGACTGCCCACCCGTTCAACTCCACCACTTCAACCTGCTCATCGTCGAATGGCGGGCGATCGCTCTCCGGCAACAATTTTTCCAGGAATTCAGCAGGATCAATCCCGCAGCCACCGTTGTTCTGATTGCTCCCCACGAGGTGGCGGCCGGGCTGGCGGATCATGCCGCTCTCGGTATCGATGAAATCATTTCTCCGCCACACAACGAGCACCAAATGACTGCTGTGTGCACCCGGCTCTTCCAGAAGAGCGCCGCCGTGCATCAATTGTGCGCGCTGCAGGAACGGCTGCACCGCGAAATGCGGCAACGCCAGATTGTCGCCAGAAGCAGGGCGATGCGCGAGATTATTTGCCGGCTGCCGCAGTTGGGTGATGCCGGAGCAACAATCCTGCTCACCGGTGAAACCGGCACCGGTAAAGAATTAATCGCCCGCGCGATTCATTATCTGGGCCCGCGCGCCGGACAGTCGTTTGTGACGGTTGATTGCGGCGCCTTGCCGGAGCATCTCAGCGAGAACGAATTGTTTGGTCACGGCCGTGGCGCCTACACCGGCGCCAACGCTTCCGCCATCGGCTTGATTCAAGAGGCTGCGGGCGGCACACTCTTTCTCGATGAAATCGAAGCGCTGCCGCTGAGTGTGCAGGCCAAATTTCTCCGCTTCTTACAAGAGCATCAGTACCGACCACTGGGTCAGACGAAATATATCACTGTGGATGTGCAGGTCATCGCCGCCAGCAATCGCGACCTGGCGGAGGCGGTGCGGCAGCGGGAATTCCGCCAGGATCTGTATTATCGCCTGGAGGGAGTGAAAATCATTGTGCCACCCCTGCGCGAACGCAAGGCCGATATTCCCGCGCTGGCCTTTCATTTTCTCGAAAAGTATTCGTCACCCGCGACGGAGCCGGCTCCGACCATCCCCGAACACGTGCTGTGCGACTGGTTAAATTATGACTGGCCGGGCAATGTACGCGAACTGGAAAACAAGATCAGGTCGCTGCTGCTCGCACAACAGCCCGGCTGGGAAACCGGCGCGCCTTTTGCCGGTTCTGATCCCGAGGCCGTGCAGCCGCTCATGGAAGTCAGGCGGGAAGCGCTCGCCCAATGCGATATCACCTACCTGCAAAAACTGATGAAGCTGACGGAGGGCAATCTCAGCGCTGCTGCCCGTCTCGCCAAGATTCACCGCAAAAATCTGGCACACTTGCTCAAGAAATATGGGATCGTCTCTCCGCGCCACCGCTATTCACCTGTTTCCTGAGGTTCTCACACCTCAGTCTGCTGGCCGGCGAAATGGTTGTTTTGCCGGCATGCTGTGTTCGCACCGAGGCGTTTGCACCTCATACCCTCTTTTCCCCGCCCGTGCAGTTTGCTCCCCGGAGCAAAGAATCCCGCCTTAATTGCGGTTTTCCTGCAGGCCAATTTCATGGTCTGGATGTTGCCCGCCTGTCATCGCATAACGATGTTGCTGACGCAACATGAGCCGTGAGCCGACCCGGAAACAAGCAAGCAACTTGAAGAGACGCTCCCCAAACGAGACGTACCGCATCGCCATCGCGATTCTGCACTACCTTCGTGACCATCCCCAGGCTAAGGACAGCGCCAGGGGCATCGCCCAGTGGTGGGTGGGGGAGGACAGAGATGCCGTGGAACAGGCGCTTGCAGTCTTGCTGCGCGAGGGCATTCTGGTGAAGCGCCGACATCTCTACCAGTTGGCCGCCGAGTGTAATGTGCCACACGCGCTCGACCTGTTCGAGCAGACTTGGCGGCAGCAATGCAAGAAATAACAGCCGAAACTCGGGATGCTTCCACTAAATCAACAGATCGCGTAACGCATGCTTCCAACCTGCAAGTCAAAGCAAGCTGGAAGCATACACCAAAAAACTTCGCGATCGTAATAGTTCCTTCCGGGTAATACCGTAGCATGGGCACAGCCACAACCAAATCTATCAACCGCCAGGCCGCAAAGCGCGCCAGGCTGGTATTGCTTTGTGTTCCTGTCAGCCTGACGGGTCAAAAAACTTCACGGGTGGGATAATTCTGCGGAGTAATACCATGCCTGGGCCGGTGCAACTGAGGCGCGCACACCTCAGATGGTTGGCCCTCACGTCCGCCGCAGCGAATGTCTCTTCTGCAAACAAAGCACTTATCTCGTCGCCACAACACTGTTTGGGATGGCGTGAATGTTGCGGGTTGTCAAACAGCAATCGCATCACCTTGAGTCAAATCCGACTGTGGCGCCCGAGTTGTTTTGCACAGCTCTGAAACAAACTCATGAATCTCTTTTACAAAAAGTCCAGTGCCGGGCGGCCGGCACAATCTGCGCCGGTGAAGCTACTGAAGCAACGACCGGCATTGCCCTACGAGCATGCCCATGCACTCTTGCTCGACGAGCTGCGCTGGCTCAACCGGCTATTGGCCGCCCACGTGTTGCGCCTGCGCCGGGTGGATTTTTATGACCGGGTAAAAAGCTTTCGCGATGTCTTTATTGCGGACGAGGAGATTGATGCGTTGCTCATGGCTGGGATTTTTGAAGCAGACAGCTTGCGTAGCGACGACGAGCGGGGCAAGCACATGGCGAAGCTGATGCAGCAAGCACAGGATTTGCGCCAAGAGATTGGGCGGCGGGTTCAAGAGGCCCTGACCCGAAATGTTCACCTGCCGCTCGTTCATCTGGCCCGCAGCTTTCATCTGAGCGAATTTGAGCAGCAGGCGCTGGTGATTTGCCTCGCACCGCTCATCGACGCGCGGTATGAAAAACTTTACGCTTATCTGCAGAACGACGTCGCCAAAAAATTCCCCAGCGTGGATTTGATTCTCGGCTTGCTCTCGCCGGGCCCGGAAGAGCGTTTGCGGCTTTTGCCGCACTTCTCTTCCGGCTCGCGGCTGCGCCATTACGGCCTGCTCGAAAGCGCGGAAAGTGAGGCCGGCACTTCAGCAGCGCAGCATTTCCTGCGTGCCGATGCGCGAATCGTGCAATATGTGCTGGGCAATCAGGCGCCGGATCCGCGTGTGTTGCCGCACCTGTGTTTTTTTCCGCCGCTGCCGTGGAAGAACATTGTTGTTCCTGCCGCCTTGCAGCATCGCCTGCAAAAGCTCCTGCAAACGCATTTGAATGATGCCACCGGCCAGCGTCCCATTCTGTATCTTTATGGCCGATCCGGCGTTGGGAAAAAGACCGTGGCGCGCACCTTGTGCGGCGAGGCCGGCGTGGGCTTGGCGGTCGTCGATGTGCGGTCGCTGCTGCGCGCACCGGAAAATTTTGTGGAAAAAATCCGGCTGATTTTGCGCGAAGGCTTGCTGCAACCGTGCGCGGTGTATTTCGACCATCTCGAAAAGCTGGAAAACGCCGATGGCGAAAATATCACCCATTTGACCATGTTGATGCAGGAATTGCGCGAATTGAGCTGGCTCACTTTTCTGGGGAGTGAAAATCCGTTGCCGGCCGAGCTGCTTGATCTCGCGACCATTTACGCTATAGAAATTCCAGCGCCCGATTACGCCGCGCAAAAAAAACTGTGGGAAATCCATCTCGATGGCATCTTGGCGGAAAATGATTGGCCCCACCTCGATGAGCTGACGGCGCGATTCGATCTCACCGGTGGCCAGATTGCCCGCGCCGTGCGCCGCGCCCAACAAGCGGCGCTCGTGCGTGATCCCGAACAAGGCCAGGTGACTCTCGACGACCTGTTGGCGAGCAGCCGGGTGCAGTCGCAGCCCAAGCTCGTCGCGCTGGCGCGCAAAATCGAACCAAAATATCGCTGGAGCGAGTTGGTGCTGCCCGAGGATCAAATGACGCAGTTGCGTGAGCTGGCCAATCAAGTGAAGCATCGGCAAACCGTGATGGGCGAATGGGGCTTTGGCAACAAACTCGCGCTGGGACGCGGACTCGCCGCGCTTTTTGCCGGCCCCAGCGGCACCGGCAAAACCATGGCCGCCGAGGTGATCGCCAACGACCTCGGCCTCGATCTCTACAAAATTGATCTCTCGGCCGTGGTGAGCAAATACATCGGTGAGACCGAAAAGAATCTCAACCGCATTTTTACGGAAGCGGAGCACAGCAACGCCATCCTGTTTTTCGATGAGGCCGATGCCCTGTTCGGCAAACGCTCCGAAGTGCGCGATTCCCATGACCGCTATGCCAATATCGAGATCGCGTATCTCCTGCAAAAAATGGAAGAGTACGAAGGCATCACCATTCTTGCCACCAATTTGCGGCAAAATCTGGACGAGGCGTTCACGCGGCGCATCCGGTTCATTGTGGAGTTTCCGTTTCCCAACGAGGAATATCGCCGGCGCATCTGGCAGGGCATCTGGCCAAAGGCAACGCTGGTGGCGCCGGAAGTCGATTTCAATTTCATCGCCCGGCAGTTCAAGCTCACCGGCGGCAACATTCGCAACATTGCCCTCGCGGCGGCGTTTTTGGCGGCAGAGAATGGGCAGATGGTCACGATGAAGCATTTGCTGCAGGCGACCCGGCGCGAGTTTCAGAAGATGGGCAAGGTGATCAACGAAAGTGAATTCGCGCAGGTCGGTATGTGTTGAGCTTGCACCAAACCGGGCTTGCAACGAAAAGGGAGCTGCAAAGAAAAGAGCGGGCGGGTCATCCCGTGGGAATCTTTTTCTGCATGAACACAATCGTTACGAGCAGGGATTCTTTCAGAGTGACACAGTTCGCGGACGGCACTTGGTGATGGACGAGCTGATCGAAAACTTTCAAAACCCATCGCCAATCGCATCAAAAGTGAATGGCCAAACCAGCAATGGCGTCGCCGACCGCCATGAGGTGGCCGAAGGCCTGCGCTACGCGCATTTTCTCGCCGACGCGAATACCGGCAAGCTTTTGGAAGTCGCCTCGTTCCTCTATGCGGCGATTGATCTGCTCAATCAAAAAGGCTTGCTCGATCTCGCCGAGCTGGATGGGCGCAAAAAGCAAGTTGCCGCCAATCTGGTGGAAAAATTCTCCGAGCGCGGCATGGGCATGGTGTATCAGAAACCGGAGTACGACAAATACAAGTTCGAGGGCGAAGTCCCAATCGGCTGCGAAAATCGGATTCACCTGTGCCACGCCGCCTGTTGCAAATTGCGTTTTGCGCTCTCGAAGCAGGATGTGGAAGAAGGCGTCGTGCGCTGGGATTTTTCCGCGCCGTATCTCATCGCCAGGGGCCCGGACGGTTGCTGTCAGCATTGGCACCGCGAGAAGAAATGTTGCACGATTCATCCTCATCGGCCAGTGCCCTGCCGGGCTTTTGATTGCCGGCAGGATAAACGGATATGGCTGGATTTTGAGAACAAGGTGGTGAATCCGCAAATTAATGAGCCGGATTGGCCATCGAATTTGGAGCAGAAAGGCTCGGCTTTGGCCGAGGAGAAAAATTAGCATGGTTGGGTTCTTTTCAACAAGAGCTGCGAAGGAAAAAAGCGTCAGGCAAACTCAGCGAAGCCTGCAGAATTCGAAGCGCCAGCCTGCCGACCATGGCTCAGAATCCGATGTTATGTTTTTGCAGCGAACTATTGGCAACCGGGCGTTTGGGCACATGCTTAATTTGAGCATGAGCCGTTTTTCAAGGATTCAAGCAAAACTCGCGATCAACCAGCCTGGAGATCGATATGAGCAAGAAGCGGATCGTGTGGCTGAACAGGTGATGCGCATGTCTGAGCCGCAGATGCAGCGCACGTGCCCCTGCAGTGGGGGCTGCCCCAAGCGTCAGACGGAGAAACTCGCTCAAGGGCATCAGCGCTTACTGACCAAGCACGCCAGGTCATCTGCTCTCGAGCTGAGTGCAGAACCGTCCCTCGCCCTCGATGTTTTGCGCTCACCCGGTCAGCCGCTCGACCCGGCCACGCGCGGGTTCATGGAAGCGCGCTTCGCACATGATTTTTCTCACGTGCGGGTGCATTCGGATACAGTCGCCGAGCAGTCTGCACGAGATATGAACGCTCGCGCCTATACCGTGGCTCAGCACATCGTTTTTAATACGGGCCAGTTTGCGCCGGGGACGTACGAGGGGCAACGGCTCCTTGCCCACGAATTGACACACGTGGTGCAGCAAAACAGCGGCGCAACTGTCGGGGTAGCTCGGCAGCGGATGGACCCTCGTCACGCCCGCGGCTACGCGGGTGAACAAGGCATGGGTTTCATACATTACCGGCGCGAGGAGGGCTGGATCCTCTTCGAGGGGCCGGGCGGATCGGCCGGCCATGGCGTGACCGAACGCGGTTTTGACGCCGTCGCCTACAACACACGCACCGGGGAGATCCACCTCGTCGACAACAAGTCCCTGGGCAGGCAGGGTAATGTTAGCAGCGCGACAGCTATTGATCCTACCCGGAACCTCCCCAAGAACCTGGACGGACTCATCCAGCGGGTCGAGGCGGCAAAGGACGTTCCTGGACGTATCCGTTTGCTTGGACGGCTACGGGCC
The window above is part of the candidate division KSB1 bacterium genome. Proteins encoded here:
- a CDS encoding RNA methyltransferase, whose translation is MEILEGKPCVLAALLARRRRFKLLLVKQGTPGSRLQEVIAAAESQSVPIKYVTAGELESLTRGRSHGGLALICTPKPPTSVSELLEHCRHFTEPAFVVLIEGTEDAQNLGYTLRTAEALGAHAVFLKKHVWNFDGVAVARASSGAFERLPLVQIENVEKELTPLRRLGVKFWGSLATAKRAMYEVDLTGPILLAIGGERRGLSRSLRDFCDGFLRIPTVGGATSLALSHAASIVMAEVRRQRLLAAGADHSTEAEIPQD
- a CDS encoding sigma-54 dependent transcriptional regulator; this encodes MCQIGMIAQDSQLNRSLRHALQASAGCQVSSFDNALDCPPVQLHHFNLLIVEWRAIALRQQFFQEFSRINPAATVVLIAPHEVAAGLADHAALGIDEIISPPHNEHQMTAVCTRLFQKSAAVHQLCALQERLHREMRQRQIVARSRAMREIICRLPQLGDAGATILLTGETGTGKELIARAIHYLGPRAGQSFVTVDCGALPEHLSENELFGHGRGAYTGANASAIGLIQEAAGGTLFLDEIEALPLSVQAKFLRFLQEHQYRPLGQTKYITVDVQVIAASNRDLAEAVRQREFRQDLYYRLEGVKIIVPPLRERKADIPALAFHFLEKYSSPATEPAPTIPEHVLCDWLNYDWPGNVRELENKIRSLLLAQQPGWETGAPFAGSDPEAVQPLMEVRREALAQCDITYLQKLMKLTEGNLSAAARLAKIHRKNLAHLLKKYGIVSPRHRYSPVS
- a CDS encoding AAA family ATPase, producing the protein MNLFYKKSSAGRPAQSAPVKLLKQRPALPYEHAHALLLDELRWLNRLLAAHVLRLRRVDFYDRVKSFRDVFIADEEIDALLMAGIFEADSLRSDDERGKHMAKLMQQAQDLRQEIGRRVQEALTRNVHLPLVHLARSFHLSEFEQQALVICLAPLIDARYEKLYAYLQNDVAKKFPSVDLILGLLSPGPEERLRLLPHFSSGSRLRHYGLLESAESEAGTSAAQHFLRADARIVQYVLGNQAPDPRVLPHLCFFPPLPWKNIVVPAALQHRLQKLLQTHLNDATGQRPILYLYGRSGVGKKTVARTLCGEAGVGLAVVDVRSLLRAPENFVEKIRLILREGLLQPCAVYFDHLEKLENADGENITHLTMLMQELRELSWLTFLGSENPLPAELLDLATIYAIEIPAPDYAAQKKLWEIHLDGILAENDWPHLDELTARFDLTGGQIARAVRRAQQAALVRDPEQGQVTLDDLLASSRVQSQPKLVALARKIEPKYRWSELVLPEDQMTQLRELANQVKHRQTVMGEWGFGNKLALGRGLAALFAGPSGTGKTMAAEVIANDLGLDLYKIDLSAVVSKYIGETEKNLNRIFTEAEHSNAILFFDEADALFGKRSEVRDSHDRYANIEIAYLLQKMEEYEGITILATNLRQNLDEAFTRRIRFIVEFPFPNEEYRRRIWQGIWPKATLVAPEVDFNFIARQFKLTGGNIRNIALAAAFLAAENGQMVTMKHLLQATRREFQKMGKVINESEFAQVGMC
- a CDS encoding DUF4157 domain-containing protein; this translates as MVGFFSTRAAKEKSVRQTQRSLQNSKRQPADHGSESDVMFLQRTIGNRAFGHMLNLSMSRFSRIQAKLAINQPGDRYEQEADRVAEQVMRMSEPQMQRTCPCSGGCPKRQTEKLAQGHQRLLTKHARSSALELSAEPSLALDVLRSPGQPLDPATRGFMEARFAHDFSHVRVHSDTVAEQSARDMNARAYTVAQHIVFNTGQFAPGTYEGQRLLAHELTHVVQQNSGATVGVARQRMDPRHARGYAGEQGMGFIHYRREEGWILFEGPGGSAGHGVTERGFDAVAYNTRTGEIHLVDNKSLGRQGNVSSATAIDPTRNLPKNLDGLIQRVEAAKDVPGRIRLLGRLRALKAALAAGKPLPNDVKLVVTTVGGRSTGVTRRLQSVGVQHLPEPKPKTPPVATTPVKPPAATTPPSTLVPTVKPLPTPGPAPVVQPPPVVAPPVRPSSTWKAGLQAGGKALGVALVFAGLEYLVRRRLEKDLEAAIDKARHGAMPWAQRLKREDPLKPVYMRVKIEAKDYSRYVPLLGWMPETPVLHMLQIAMVREVIDPPIVEVQDNRLDILHPGVTTTVTYTELMVP